The Parus major isolate Abel chromosome 5, Parus_major1.1, whole genome shotgun sequence genome contains a region encoding:
- the SIX4 gene encoding homeobox protein SIX4 — MSSASPATDDIVIAVEIKEENVMEMLSEAPDGPAPPPPPAAAPFPMEHAGSAAAGEEGAAEQVLLHTELLARNHHAASSPSSSSSSSSSSSQTPLAFSPDHVACVCEALQQGGNLDRLARFLWSLPQSDLLRGNESLMKARALVAFHQGIYAELYSILESHNFDSSNHPLLQELWYKARYTEAERARGRPLGAVDKYRLRRKYPLPRTIWDGEETVYCFKEKSRNALKELYKQNRYPSPAEKRNLAKITGLSLTQVSNWFKNRRQRDRNPSETQSKSESDGNPSTEDESSKGREDLSPHPLSSSSDGVTSLSLPGHMEPVYMQQLGNTKIALSSSGVLLNGNLMSASTSPVFLNGSSFLQGPNSVILNGLSVGTSQTVTLNSPKTASSVVSNGVSITDILSSSSSEDVKDFKLLQASVPNATAAFSPSNIPVTFPGLIPSSEVKREGVETAASQDGGSVVTFTAPVQINQYGIVQIPNSGTNGQLLNGSIGFSSLQLPPVSVAASQGNVSVNPSTSDGGTFTTESSTVQQGKVFFSPLAPSAVVYTVPNSGQAVGSVKQEGLERSLVFSQLMPVSQNTQLNVNMSSENISSAGLQSLASSLVNVTPSHNFSLTPPTLLNAAELSSGISESQSMSSPVTSTSTVISISNTNYATLQNCPLITSQDLLSISTAQPVLGEIVSTSGDRVSHPPAQVHQDFGREHRLVLQAVPDVKENFLPNSESKSTGNLMMLDSKSKYVMSNMVDTVCEELETDKKELAKLQTVQMDEVMQDL, encoded by the exons ATGTCTTCTGCCTCCCCCGCCACGGACGACATCGTGATCGCGGTAGAGATCAAGGAGGAAAATGTGATGGAAATGCTCTCCGAAGCCCCCGACGGgcccgcgccgccgcccccTCCCGCCGCTGCCCCGTTCCCCATGGAGCATGCAggctccgccgccgccggcgAGGAGGGAGCCGCGGAACAGGTACTGCTCCATACGGAACTCTTGGCCAGGAATCACCACgctgcctcctctccctcctcttcgtcgtcttcctcctcctcctcctcgcagACCCCCCTGGCTTTCTCCCCGGACCACGTCGCCTGCGTGTGCGAGGCGCTGCAACAAGGTGGGAACCTGGACCGCCTGGCCAGGTTCCTGTGGTCTTTGCCCCAGAGCGATCTGCTACGTGGCAACGAGAGCCTGATGAAAGCCCGGGCGCTGGTGGCTTTTCACCAGGGCATCTACGCCGAGCTCTACAGCATCCTGGAGAGCCACAACTTCGACTCCTCCAACCACCcgctgctgcaggagctctggtACAAGGCTCGCTACACCGAGGCGGAGCGAGCCCGGGGCAGACCCTTGGGGGCGGTGGACAAGTACAGGTTGCGGAGGAAATACCCCCTGCCCAGGACCATCTGGGACGGCGAGGAGACCGTCTACTGCTTCAAGGAGAAGTCCCGCAACGCGCTGAAGGAGCTCTACAAGCAGAACCGATACCCCTCGCCCGCCGAGAAGCGCAACCTGGCCAAGATCACCGGGCTGTCCCTCACCCAGGTCAGCAACTGGTTCAAGAACCGTAGGCAGCGGGACCGCAACCCTTCCGAGACCCAGTCCAAAAG CGAGTCTGATGGCAACCCTAGCACAGAAGATGAATCCAGTAAGGGGCGGGAGGATTTATCTCCCCATCCACTCTCCAGCTCATCTGATGGCGTTACCAGCCTCAGCCTTCCCGGCCACATGGAGCCTGTCTACATGCAGCAGCTTGGAAACACTAAAATAGCCTTGAGCTCGTCTGGTGTCTTGTTGAATGGAAACCTCATGTCTGCCAGTACCTCTCCTGTCTTCCTCAATGGTAGCTCATTTCTTCAGGGACCCAACAGCGTCATACTCAATGGACTCAGCGTGGGCACTTCGCAGACTGTTACCTTAAATTCGCCCAAAACCGCGTCAAGTGTTGTGAGCAACGGGGTGTCCATCACTGACATACTGTCATCGTCGTCGTCAGAAGATGTTAAAGACTTCAAACTCCTTCAGGCTTCAGTCCCCAATGCCACAGCAGCCTTCAGCCCTAGCAACATCCCAGTCACTTTCCCAGGATTGATACCGAGCTCAGAAGTGAAAAGGGAAGGCGTAGaaactgctgcttcccaggatGGAGGCTCCGTAGTTACTTTTACTGCTCCTGTCCAAATAAACCAGTATGGCATTGTCCAGATCCCCAATTCAGGAACAAATGGCCAGCTGCTGAACGGAAGCAttggtttttcttctctgcagctgcctccagTTTCTGTGGCAGCTTCACAAG GTAATGTTTCAGTAAACCCCAGCACATCTGATGGAGGAACTTTTACGACTGAATCTTCAACAGTGCAGCAAGGAAAGGTTTTCTTCAGCCCCCTTGCTCCGAGTGCAGTGGTTTATACAGTTCCCAATTCGGGCCAGGCAGTAGGATCTGTCAAGCAAGAAGGACTGGAAAGAAGCCTGGTGTTTTCTCAGTTGATGCCAGTCAGTCAGAACACGCAACTGAACGTCAACATGTCTTCTGAAAATATATCCAGTGCAGGACTCCAGTCCCTGGCCTCCTCGTTAGTGAATGTAACGCCCTCGCATAATTTTTCCCTTACACCACCAACTCTTTTAAATGCTGCAGAACTGAGCTCTGGTATCTCAGAGAGTCAGTCCATGTCTTCACCTGTGACCAGTACCTCTACGGTGATATCTATCAGCAACACTAACTATGCAACCCTCCAGAACTGTCCCCTCATCACCAGTCAGGATCTGTTGTCCATTTCTACAGCACAGCCCGTGCTTGGAGAAATAGTTTCAACAAGTGGAGACCGTGTCAGCCACCCCCCTGCACAAGTGCACCAGGATTTTGGCAGAGAGCACAGGTTGGTTCTGCAAGCCGTACCTGATGTCAAAGAGAATTTCTTACCTAATTCTGAGAGTAAGTCAACTGGCAATTTAATGATGCTGGATTCCAAATCTAAGTATGTTATGAGTAACATGGTTGACACGGTATGTGAAGAACTGGAAACGGACAAAAAAGAACTTGCCAAACTGCAGACAGTTCAGATGGATGAAGTTATGCAAGACTTgtaa